The nucleotide sequence CAGCCGTAGAGGGAAGCTATCCCATACAGCGGTAAAAAGTTTGTAAATCATTTATAAAAAAAGTTTATGTAAAAATATGTCGTGTCATTTTAGCTGATAAAATCAAGTAGATGTTGTTTTGAAAGGTGCAGGTGAGAGACCCGCGGTCCCGGCTTATCATGCTAGGCATAGGGAAGGCCGGTGGTACTGGTAGAAAGAAGCGGCAGGAAAAGAGGGCTTATCTAATTGGGAGCGTCGTATTCTCGATGAGGCAGCGGAAAAAGTCATCCACTAAAACATTTTAGAATTCATAAAAAGCTACTCAATTTTTTGAGTGCTTTTTTACGGCGAGAATTTCCTCTTAAAAATATTTTATTGACCCGAATTAGTCACTTGCGAGAGAGTGTTGATTATGCGGAAGAGACTGCTAATTAAGGTATTTGATGAATCTTTGTGAAAATAAGAAGAAAACAAAGTGAAAAGGGCCTGTATCGCTTCTGTTTGCTTTTGAAGATCATAGTATTGAGCATAAGATTAAGCTATTGATATGAATTCAGGAGAATGAGTATGAGCCCAGAAGAGCAATGGAAGGAATATTTTCACAAGCTTAGACGCAAAGTAAATACTGGATGGTTTTTACAAAGTTTTGAGCCTTTATTCCTGTTTAGTTTGATGTCGTTAACGGCAGTTAATCTGTATATAAAGAGTTATCAGCCGGGGCTTATTAATCGCTACCCGTACCTTATAGAAATACTTTTGCTTTTGTTTTTATGCTGCTGTTCAATAGGAGCGTACTTTCGTGCGAGGAAAAAGTTTTTCACTCAAGAGGAATTAATCATTCGCTATGATGAGCGTTATCACTACAATTGTCAGTTATTAAAAGCTTATCAAGGAGATCAGTCTTGGCCAAATTTACCGGATCATCTGCCGGGGAATTTTATTTTAGAATGGAAAAGGAATAGTTCTTTCTTCTTGTTTGGGATTTTATTAATAGCTGCCATTTATTGGGTTCCCGTTAGAGTAGAAGCGATTCAAGTCAAAGTTCAGAAACCCATTGCTTGGATAGAGATGGAGAAGAGGATCGATGAAATGGAAGAGGATAGTAGTCTTGACCAAAGTCAGGTGGAAGAGTTTAAAAAGAAATTAGAAAAGCTTCAGCAAGAGGATAATAAAGATTGGTTTTCACACAGTAATCTTGAAGCATCAAACTCTTTATTAGATACACTTAATAGTGCACATAAAGAGCATGAGGGGAAGATGGATGAAGCTTCTCAGCTCTTACAACAAATGGAAGCTTTGCAGGAATTGATCGAACAGACGGAGGCGGGGAATATAGATTTAAGTGAGAAAATGAAGCAAAAGCTCAGAGATAAATTAGATGAAATGGATGAAGACTGGAAAAAAAATATGAGTCAGTTGTCTTCTCAACTTTTAAAAATGCGTCCAGACCTACGGGAAAAACTCCTAAAATTAAAGCCAGGTGATTATGTGATGAATAATGGCCAATTGGATAAGAAAACTTTGGAGGAATGTCTGAAACGTTTGGAGAAAAAGGGTAAGTGTAAAAAGTGCGGAGGAAAAGGCTGTAAACCGGGTGACCAGGAAGGAGAAGGACAATGTAAAAATGGATCTTGTAATGCGGGTTTAATGATTGTTGAAGGAGGGGAATCAATAGGTCGCGGAGGGGGCTCTAGTGAGGAGATTTTTCGAGATCGGGAATCGGCAAGGCACGATACTGAAATAGAAGTGCTCCAAGGAGAAAAAAATGGGATGGATGGTTCTACGCTACTAGGAACAAGTAAAGCGGAACACGATTTAGAGAAAAATAAATATAAGTCAGGTCAATTAAGTGCTGGGACGAAAAATACTGGTCGCGGTGGCGAAGCGGTATGGAAAGAGAATTTATTACCTGAGGAACAAAAACTGTTGAGGAGAGTAAAACCATGAGTGATTTTTTAAAGAGTGAAGAAGCGAAAGTCGTTGCGGAGGCCGCAAGTAAACTAAAAAAATGTCTAAACCAAGTACTGTTTGGTCAGGAAGAACTGGTTGACTTAGTCTGCACCGGGCTGTTTGCACGAGGGCATATGTTATTGGAGGGTCTCCCAGGTTTAGGGAAAACTGAATTGGTTAAAGGCCTTTCAAAAGCTCTTGGGCTCGACTTCAAAAGAATTCAGTTCACGCCGGATTTATTACCAGGGGATATCTCTGGGAATCCCCTCATTCAAGAAAAGGATGGTAAGAAGGAATTTGTCTTTCAGAAAGGCCCTATTTTTGGCAATCTTATTTTAGCGGATGAAATCAACAGAGCGTCGCCAAAGACACAATCAGCAATGCTGGAAGCAATGCAGGAAAAAAGTGTGACCGTGGCAGGACAGAGTCATGCTCTGCCAGATCCCTTTTTTGTATTAGCAACGCAAAATCCTATTGAGTTGGAAGGGACCTACGCACTCCCAGAAGCACAACTGGATCGCTTTTTATTTAAGCTTGATGTACATCACGCATCAGTAGATGTACTGGAGAAAATAGTTTTATCTCGTGAATTGGGAGATAGCCCTGAAGTTGAGCAGGTTTTAAGTCATGATGAACTTCAAAAAATGATTGGCTTGGTGAAAAAGGTTCATATACCTCAGCAAGTAGCACAAATGATAGCTCAGCTGGTTAATTCCACTCAAGCTGGACAATCAGAAATGAGTGAACACATAAAGTTTGGTGCGGGCCCTCGTGCGGCGATTGCTCTGGCAGCAGCATGTAAAGCTCGAGCTTTAATTGAAGGTCGAGTTCACACGGGTTTTGAAGATGTACGTGATTTAGCTTTGCCGGTTCTACGTCACAGGTTAATTTTGGACTATCGCGCACGTATAGAAGGACATACTCCTGATTCAATTGTGAAGAGTTTATTGAGTGAATTAAAAATAATAGACAAAGCAGTTCCTGTGACCATGAAGGAAGAAAGTTAATGCGCTTTTTGCTCATATTACTTTTTTGTAGTACTTATTTGTGTGGACAATCCTTCAGTACTTACTCAACAAAAAGTTCTTCAGGAGTTTCGATAGGATACAGAGCACTGTTCCAATCTGCATCAATGAATCGACCAGGTGCAAGGGTTCCTTTACAGATTAGAATCACTAATAAAACAAAGGAGACCTTGAGTTGGACTTTTAAAGCTAA is from Lentisphaera profundi and encodes:
- a CDS encoding AAA family ATPase gives rise to the protein MSDFLKSEEAKVVAEAASKLKKCLNQVLFGQEELVDLVCTGLFARGHMLLEGLPGLGKTELVKGLSKALGLDFKRIQFTPDLLPGDISGNPLIQEKDGKKEFVFQKGPIFGNLILADEINRASPKTQSAMLEAMQEKSVTVAGQSHALPDPFFVLATQNPIELEGTYALPEAQLDRFLFKLDVHHASVDVLEKIVLSRELGDSPEVEQVLSHDELQKMIGLVKKVHIPQQVAQMIAQLVNSTQAGQSEMSEHIKFGAGPRAAIALAAACKARALIEGRVHTGFEDVRDLALPVLRHRLILDYRARIEGHTPDSIVKSLLSELKIIDKAVPVTMKEES